The DNA window TCCAGAGCATTGGTGCTAATAAATTGCGATTAGGGAACGCTGTATTTACCCCATTTACGGGAAATGAAGGCGGTTACGTTCGTGCCAATTCTGGTGGGTACCAGATTTTGTTGAACTACCGGGGGATGTTAGAAAATTTCTCCACGGTATCGATGACGGATGTTCTAGAGAACCGCATCCCGCCCAATCTTTTACGCGATCGCATTGTCTTAATCGGCGCAATCGGCTCTAGCTTCAATGACCTTTCCTTCACCCCTTATAGTAGTAGTCTCTTTGCGACTCCCAAACGATTACCGGGCGTCGTCATTCATGCCAATTTAATCAGTCAAATTTTGAGTGGTGCTTTAGAGGGTCGTCCTTTGATCCAGGTTTGGTCTCAACCAAAAGAAGCCTTATGGATTTTGGTCTGGTGTTTGATTGGTGGTGGAGTGAGTTGGACGTTACTTCGCTTCAACCCCTTGAAACAGAATGTTGCTGCCAGATGGATCGTCTCTGGGGTTAGCATTTGCTTAATCGGGGGAATTCTGACAAGTGGCAGTTACCTAGCTTTTTTAGCCAGCTGGTGGCTCCCTGTCGTTGCCCCGCTAATCGGCATGACTGGCTCTGCGGTTGCGCTGATCGCTTATCGCAGTCTGGAAGACCAGCACATAGCAAACCTGGAGCGCAAACAAGCAGAAGCCGCGCTGCGGGAAAGCGAAGCGAAGTTTCGCCATCTCGCGGAAAATGTACCGGGCGTAATTTTCCGGTACATCCTCCATCCAAACGGCAGCCATGAGTTTACTTACATGAGTTCTGGCGCTCGTGATATCTATGGATATGAACCAGAAGCGATCGTCCAAAATCCTCAGATTGCCTGGAATGCGGTGCATCCCGATGACCTGCTTTTGCTAAATGAAACCATCCTAGTTTCTGCTAGAGACTTGCAGCCTTGGTACTGGGAAGGTCGCATTACCTCGCTTTCTGGTCACTTGAAATGGGTGCAAGCCACTTCCCGCCCGGAACAGCAAGCCAATGGTGACATTATTTGGGATGGCTTGCTCGTTGACATCACCTGGCGCAAGCAAGCAGAACATCTGCTAGCCGACTACAACCGTACTTTAGAAAGCCAAGTACAAGAGCGCACTGCTAAACTAGCCCAAACCAATGCCCAGCTAGAGCAGGAGATTGTCGAACGAAAGCAGGTAGAAGCAGCCTTGCATCAGAATGAAGAACGAATGCAGGCGCTTTTGAGCGCGATTCCCGATGCAATGTTCCGGCACCGGATAGACGGCACTTATTTAGACGTAAAAGCAGGCGAAGAAGCCTTTCAGATGCTGCCTGAAGCTTTAATTGGCAGAAACTTATGGGATTTACCGTTGCCCGAACAGGTTAAAAATGACCTGCTAGAGTATTTTCGGGTAGCAGTTGAAACCGGAGAGCGACAAACCTACGAACACGAGGTGGAAAAACCCGATGGCATTCACAACTACGAGACACGCATCGTCAAAAGTGGTGCTGATGAAGTGGTTTGTATCGTGCGAGATATCACAGAACGCCAACGTTTCACGGCTGCTTTAGAGGAAAGCGAAGAACGCTATCGTTCAGTCGTGACAACGATGGCAGAAGGCATTGTTTTGCAGGATGCCAACGGTGTTATCCATACCTGTAATGCCAGTGCTAACAGAATTCTCGGCTTGTCTCGCGAGCAAATGATGGGGCGAACTTCCCTCGATCCCAGCTGGCGAGCCATTCGTGAAGATGGTTCGCCCTTCCCAGGAGAGGCACACCCAGCAATGGTGACGCTACGAACTGGCGAACCTTGCTCTGATGTAGTGATGGGAGTTTACAAGCCAGATGGTAGCTTAACCTGGATTTCTATTAACGCCCAACCTCTATTTCGGGCTGGCGAATCTCTGCCGTATGCAGTGGTATCTTCATTCGCGAATATTACGGCTCGCAAACAGGCAGAACTGGCATTAAAAGAAAGCGAAGCCCGTTTTCATGGGTTCATGGATAACAGTCCGGCGGCTTCTTGGATCACGGATGAAAATGGGCGAATTGTTTTCTCTAGCAAAACCTACCGCCAGATACTCCAAATCCCAGACGGCTATGTAGTTGGAAAAACTGTTACAGAGCTTTATAGTGATGAATTCGCGCAACAGTATCTGGAAAACATTCGGAAAGTCATCCAAACGAATCAGTCAGTAGAGGCGATCGAACAAGCTCCCAGAACGGACGGCACAATCGGGGATTTTCTGGTATACAAGTTTCCGCTGGCGAACCTCTCTGGAGAACGCCTTGTTGGAGGTGTGGCGATTGACATCACCGAGCGCAAACGGGCAGAGCAAGCGCTCAAAGAGAGCAACGAACGTTTTGAGCTAGCGGCATCGGCAATTAAAGGATATGTTTACGACTGGGATCTGAAGCAGAATATTGTTCTGCGGACGCAGGGACTCTATGAAACGAGTGGATACCGTCCCGAAGAAGCCGGACTCACAGGTCAGTGGTGGGTTGATCGCGTCCATCCGGAGGATTTGCCGCAGGTTTCGCGAACGTTTTCCCAGGCGATCGCTCATCAAAATGAGTATATGCTTGAATATCGGTTCCGTCACCGAGAAGATCGCTACACTCACATGGTGGATTATGGGGTGGTTGTGCGAGATGCAGACGGACAGGCACTTCGAGTCGTCGGTCATGCTATCGATATTAGCGATCGCAAACGAATAGAAGAAGCTTTACGGGAGAACGAAGCTCGCTTGCGAAGCCTTGCCGATAACCTTCCCGGTGCGGTTTTCACCTACACTTACTGTGCTGACGGCAGACATTTTCTAGACTACATCAGTGAAGGGTGTGGCGAACTTTTAGGGATTTCCGCTCACGAGGCGATGGAAAATTTCTCTGCCATATTAGCTCGATATCACTCAGAAGACCTCCCTGGTTATAACGCCGCTTTAAAAATCAGCCTCGACAATTTAATGCCTTTCTATTATGAGTGGCGGTATCTACACCCAGATGGGAGCGCTCGTTGGCTGGCAGCTAGCTCTCGCCCGGAATCCCAAGCTGATGGCAGCATAATTTGGCGGGGGGTACTTCTAGATATTAGCGATCGCAAAATTGCTGAAGAAGCTCTTCGGCAGCAACAAGAGTTCCTGCGAAAGGTAATTGATAATGACCCCAACACCATTTTTGTAAAAGACTGGGAAGGACGCTTTGTGCTGCTTAACAAAGCTGCTGCCAAGCTCTACAACACGACTGTCGAAGAACTGGTGGGTAAACGGGATGTAGACTTCCATCCATTCTTAGAGGATGTTGAGCATTTCCTCCAAGAAACCCGCTCTA is part of the Coleofasciculus sp. FACHB-T130 genome and encodes:
- a CDS encoding PAS domain S-box protein, with protein sequence MVQKLKNQVRQWRGLLITAPIVACTVIATSSLGVLQIFDLAILDQFFRWRPREPIDPRIVIITINESDIEKVGRWPISDALLAEAIAKLKVQQPRAIGLDIYRDLPVPPGHQALVKVFESTPNLVGVEKAVGNPVAPPPALNRLNQVGLADLVLDADGKVRRGLLSIRTSDGKTHLSLGAKLALMYLEKEKISLQSIGANKLRLGNAVFTPFTGNEGGYVRANSGGYQILLNYRGMLENFSTVSMTDVLENRIPPNLLRDRIVLIGAIGSSFNDLSFTPYSSSLFATPKRLPGVVIHANLISQILSGALEGRPLIQVWSQPKEALWILVWCLIGGGVSWTLLRFNPLKQNVAARWIVSGVSICLIGGILTSGSYLAFLASWWLPVVAPLIGMTGSAVALIAYRSLEDQHIANLERKQAEAALRESEAKFRHLAENVPGVIFRYILHPNGSHEFTYMSSGARDIYGYEPEAIVQNPQIAWNAVHPDDLLLLNETILVSARDLQPWYWEGRITSLSGHLKWVQATSRPEQQANGDIIWDGLLVDITWRKQAEHLLADYNRTLESQVQERTAKLAQTNAQLEQEIVERKQVEAALHQNEERMQALLSAIPDAMFRHRIDGTYLDVKAGEEAFQMLPEALIGRNLWDLPLPEQVKNDLLEYFRVAVETGERQTYEHEVEKPDGIHNYETRIVKSGADEVVCIVRDITERQRFTAALEESEERYRSVVTTMAEGIVLQDANGVIHTCNASANRILGLSREQMMGRTSLDPSWRAIREDGSPFPGEAHPAMVTLRTGEPCSDVVMGVYKPDGSLTWISINAQPLFRAGESLPYAVVSSFANITARKQAELALKESEARFHGFMDNSPAASWITDENGRIVFSSKTYRQILQIPDGYVVGKTVTELYSDEFAQQYLENIRKVIQTNQSVEAIEQAPRTDGTIGDFLVYKFPLANLSGERLVGGVAIDITERKRAEQALKESNERFELAASAIKGYVYDWDLKQNIVLRTQGLYETSGYRPEEAGLTGQWWVDRVHPEDLPQVSRTFSQAIAHQNEYMLEYRFRHREDRYTHMVDYGVVVRDADGQALRVVGHAIDISDRKRIEEALRENEARLRSLADNLPGAVFTYTYCADGRHFLDYISEGCGELLGISAHEAMENFSAILARYHSEDLPGYNAALKISLDNLMPFYYEWRYLHPDGSARWLAASSRPESQADGSIIWRGVLLDISDRKIAEEALRQQQEFLRKVIDNDPNTIFVKDWEGRFVLLNKAAAKLYNTTVEELVGKRDVDFHPFLEDVEHFLQETRSIIETGQALFIPEEKVTGANNQDKWFQWQKIPLHPPASDKVCVLGIGVDITTRKIVEAELERAKEAAEAANRAKSIFLANMSHELRTPLNAILGFSHLMSRAPNLSTEQQENLTIIRRSGEHLLTLINQVLDLSKIEAGRMTLSENNFNLYSLLNDVEAMFSLKATEKSLNLKFDCDVDVPRYLRTDEVKLRQVLINLLSNAVKFTDSGTVLVKVKLGTTNSEFPSFSTLFSIIFEVSDTGAGIASDELDKVFKAFEQTAAGQQVQEGTGLGLTISRQFIHLMGGEITLISGGKVFTPGTPIREFSDDTSALFAKGTTFKFNIQANIIATSEIAIPLQNRRVIALAPQQPRYQILIADDSDFNRQLLLKLLQPLGFELLEASNGKEALEIWERSSPHLIWMDIRMPIMDGYEATKQIRKRENQKPSVQKTLTNSRTAIIALTASALNEDQASVIEAGCDDFIRKPFREEDIFNALHKHLDVSFTYEEMAATSEKKILELPVLNTADLADLPKNWLEDFYQALVEGDLEIIVTLIEELHPKNDVLSKTLMTLVNQYQFEQLLILIQSVKDL